From the Acaryochloris thomasi RCC1774 genome, the window CTAGAGTCAATATAGAGAGAAAAGCAACTATATATTGTGCAGTTACAGCAGCATCTATCGATTTTGGCTTTTCTAGCTCATGTCCTAAATCACTTTTTTTTGGATTGAATTTTATATATCCTGGTGTTTTTGAATAGATATATATTGCTTCTCCAGGGTCATAGCAATTCATTACTAAGTTTATTATGTGGATAGGCGCTGTTCGCTGAGTTAGGGCAGTAAAAGCAAGTGAGTTTCTGAGATTTTCTACTCCCGTTGTGTTTTGATACTCTATTTCCTTGGCAAGAGTAAACTTGCTAATGTCTTTTCTGTTTTCTTTTGCACTGCCTTTTATCTGCTCAACTATGCTTTTTGTAATCTGAGCGGCAACAGCTCCAAGTATAGCTGCGATTACTCTCCAGGAATTTGAGGCTAAAATTTCTGTTAATTTTTCTATATCCATTTTCGAGTTGACTATTTACTTGATTAGGTTCAGGTTGTTGGTCACGATATATTCTCAACAACATAGGATAATGCAGTATCGCCGCAACTAACACCTCATGAAATCACCCTGGAGCCTTCGAGACTACGTTTTTAGTGCCTTCATGACCATTGGCATGGTCGCCTCTATCTTTCTCGTCGGCCCCTTCGTCCCTGTCCCGTTTCTTGATCTCGTCATCTGGGCACCCTTCGGTGGCATCTTTCTCACCCTCGGGATGGCTCGATTGCAGAGGCGCGGCAGCGTCGCCCTCATGATTTTGCCCTTGGCGCTTTTGATGTTGCCGCTCTCCCCTTTGATCACGCTTTATCTGGTGCTCACTCCCTTAACGGCAGAAGCCGTTGTCTTTTTCAGAGGTAACTATCGGTCTAAGGCCAATCGACTTCTTGGAACGGTGGTGTTTTTCATGAGCGGGGTTTTGATTGGTCTGGGCAGCATCTTTGCGGTAGCAGCTTTAGTTAATGCGGGCACAATACCCGCAGAAAACTTAGCGAAAGTACTCGAAAAATTTGCAGATTTACTGAACAAACCTTGGCTAGTGGGTGTGTTAGCGGTTGCAGCAGGAATCATGGGTTCCATTGGCTGGTGGCTGGGGGAAAAAGTGGTGCATCAACTACAGCGAGCCGGAAAGCTAGATGCCGACGCCTAGACGAGTTCGCCGAAACCTTCTGAGCCGCATTAATCCCTTTCTGAAAATGGGCATTGGCTTTGGATTAGTCATTCTCTCGCTATTTCTTAAAAACATTGCTCCAATGCTGGTATTGGTAGGCGGGGTATTGCTGCTGATGACGCAACTCAAGCTACGCCCTTTGTTCCTGGGGTACGGCTTATTGATGGTGGCCGTGTTTACGGGCTCTACAGCTTTGCTCTTGGGCAACTGGCCGGAGGCTATCTTGAGTACGCTGCGGCTGCTAGCGATTGTGCTACCCACTCCGATCTTGGCCTTAACCACACCTCCGGCAGATCTGATTCGGTCGCTGCAGACGGTGCGTTTACCCAGCTTTTTAACCTTGAGTCTGATGCTGATCTGGCGGTTTTTCCCGTTGATGCAGCAAGAGCTGCAGCGCATTTGGGAGGCGAACCAGTTGCGAGGGATTGATTTGAGATGGCGTCCTGGACAGTGGTTCTCGGGACTGATGGTGCCGCTGGTCTTTCAAATGGTGGTCTATGCCGATGAGGTCACGATTGGCCTACAGACACGGGGCTATTCTCCAACAGAACCGCGCAGTAATAGTAAGCCGCTTCGCTGGCAGTGGGCCGATACGCTTTTTTGTGGAGTTGCGATCGCATATCTCAGCCTAATCACATATCTAGAGTGGGGGCGATAAACGGTCGTGGAGAATACCTCATCCCTGCTGAAGGTTGTCGATCTAAGCTTTACGCATCTCGGCCAGACCCAGCCCACAATCCAAAACGTGAACCTGACGCTGAACCCAGGCGAGCTAGTGGTGCTGGCGGGGGGTACTGGCAGTGGTAAAAGTACGCTGTTGAATTGTTTGACGGGGATTGCGCCGGAGCATACGGGCGGGAAGCTGTCGGGGCAGGTGTTCTGTCGGGGCGAAGAGATTACATCTTGGTCAATTCGGATGAGATCGCAACTCATGGGCATCCTCTTACAAAACGTAGAGACCCAAATCTTTACCGATCAAGTCTGGGAGGAGCTGGTCTTCGGCCTTGAAAACTGGAACCTTCCCCCCGGTGAAATTCAAGATCTCGCGCAATCTGCCCTGACGGAATTTGACCTAGTGCAGCAACGAGATTGGACGATTCACCAACTCTCAGCGGGACAAAAGCAGCGGTTGCTGTTAGCCTGTTTGCTCACTCGACAGCCGGATATGTTGCTGTTGGATGAACCCTTTGCCTTCTTAGATACTGCAGGGGTGCAGCTATTGCTGGAGTTGTTGAAAAAGCGGGTAGCTCAAGGACAGGCGGTGTTGTTGATCGAGCATCGCCTGGAGTTGCTGAGAGAGAGTTGCGATCGCATCTACAAAATCGAATCTGGTCAGGTAAGTTTGCTGGCATCGCCACTGCCGGTTCCTACGCAAACAAGAGCTGAGCCTCCACCACACACTTCAAAGAAAGACAAGCCAGTCGTTTTAAAAACCGAAAATCTGAGTTGGGGAGGCTATCCACCGTTCCCTGATTTACAGGTAATGGCTGGGGATATTGTGCTGTTGAAGGGGGAAAACGGCTGCGGCAAAACGACGTTGCTCAAGCTATTGAGTGGGCTATTGAAACCCAGCACAGGACAATTAGAGATTCTGGGGCGAGATGTGACACGGCAGAGTGTCGTAACGATTTCGCGATTGCTTGGGTTTGTATTGCAGAATCCAAATCATCAGTTGTTTGCAGAGAGTGTTGAAGCAGAGGTAACGCAGTCGAGGGTGGAGCCTGAGCAAGCGAAGCGGTTACTAAAAGCGTTGAATTTGAGTCATTGTATCCAGAAGCATCCCCATGCACTATCTCAGGGGCAGAAGCGGCGATTGGCTCTGGGGGCAGTGTTGGTGCGAGAACCCAAGATCTGTTTATTGGACGAAATTATGGTGGGGCAAGACCCAGCTTCCCTGGGGCTGATGCTGGAAGCCCTCAAAACTTTTACAAAGAAAGGTGGAGTTCTGATTTTTACATCCCATGATCCAGGGATAGCTACTGTGCTTCAACCTCAAGTTCTTCTACTTCACTGATAGAACGCATAACCCTGATGAACATGCAGAGATTAGCGTCATACCCCATTAAGCTGTGTTGACGTTGTGCGTACAGCTTAGCTATCTTTAATTGATAGGAAACATCAAGCTTCAATATAATTCTCAATCAAAGATAGCTAGAATGGCAGCCACGCACGATAGGACCACCACCAGCCAAACTTGCGACGTTAAGATCAATATTCGGGCTAAGCAAAAGCAGCGCGATCTCATTGATCATGCTGCCAGAGTTCAAGGCAAAAGTCGCTCGGAATTTATCCTAGACTCTGCCTCTCAGAAGGCACGGGAAGTTCTCCTAGATCAATGCTGGTTTGATCGAGATCCACAGCAGTTTGAGCAATTTCTGGCCATCTTGGATGAGCCACCTGCAAAGAATGAAAAATTGCAGGCATTGCTAGCTGCAAAGACGCCGTGGGGTTAAAGCCAGATCAACCTCGACTAAATCCACCGGAGAATCTGCAGCTACATCATGATTTAGAGCGTTTCGACTCAGGCAATGAGCAGCTCAATCAGTGGTTAAAAAAGCGTGCTCTCAAGAATGAAGGAGCAGGCGCGTCCCGCACCTACGTTCTCTGCCATAAACAGCAGGTGATTGCCTACTATTCCCTTTCCAACGGTGCCGTTGCTCAAACAACAGCAACAGGAGGAGTGCGGTGCAATATGCCTGATCCAATACCCGTCATGCTGATTGGGCGACTAGCTGTCGATCAGAACTGGCAAGGTCGAGGTCTCGGCAAAGCCATGTTGCAAGATGCCATTCTACGGATTCTTCAAGCCGCAGAAATTGCTGGAATCCGAGCAATCCTGGTTCATGCAATTTCAGAAGAAGCAAAGCAGTTCTACGAACAATACGGGTTCGCTGCATCTTCTCTTGAACCAATGACTCTAATGATCAAAGTCAGCGATGCCAAGGCTTCCTATCGCTTGTGACGGACCAAGATATGCCCTGCAATAAAAAGCGAAACTAAAAATTCTCAGTTTCACAAGCTGTTCAGCTAATTTAGAGTTAGTGTCCACCTAGGTCAGATTGCGTGCAGCTTAAACAAGTCATCATTGCCTACAAAGCCGGAGATTCCTTCAGTCACAAAGCCGCCGAAAAATGTGCCCGTTACTTTGAAGCCCAAGGCTGCAAAATTTTGATGGGGCCCAGCGGCGCGAACGACAACCCCTATCCCGTCTTTCTGGCCTCCGCAACCCAGGCGATTGATCTCGCAGTCGTTTTTGGCGGTGATGGGACGGCTCTAGCAGCAGCCCGCCATCTAGCGCCGGACGGGGTGCCCATCTTAGCCGTCAATATCGGAGGCCACCTTGGCTTTCTCACGGAACCCGCCGAGATGGTGCAAGACCTTGACCATGTTTGGGACCGCCTGACAGGGGATCGCTATGCCGTTCAGCAGCGCATGATGCTCCAGGCCAGAGTGGCAGAGCGTGACGTCGATCGACTCTCCGATCCCAGTGGACTTGAAGACGAAGGCGATCTCCCCTACCTTGCCCTCAATGAAATGTGTGTCAAGCCAGCTTCTGCTGATCGAATGATTTCCTCATTTCTAGAATTAGAAATTGACGGAGCCGTCGTTGATCAATACCAAGGCGACGGCCTGCTTGTTGCCACACCCACCGGCTCTACCTGCTACACCGTGGCCGCCAGCGGTCCCATCGTTCACCCCGGCATGGCTGCAATGATTGTGACGCCTATTTGCCCCCTCAGTCTTTCTAGTCGCCCCATCGTTCTGCCGCCTGGGTCCGTCGTTAGTATTTGGCCTCTGCAAGATCGAGAACTTGCGACTAAGCTGTGGATGGATGGAGTGCTCGCAACCTCTATCTGGCCGGGACAGCGCATCGATGTCTGGATGGCCCAAAAACAGGCCCGTTTTATCCTGCTACAGGAAGATTACTCCTACTACCGCACCCTGCGAGACAAGCTCAATTGGGCAGGTGCGCGAATCCATTACAATAATAATCATCGCAACTAATATTCATAAGTAATAGTAATGGTTTACCTCAAACCTTTGATCTTCATCATCATCCTGGCCTTTTTATCGGTGCTGATGTGTGGGGTGACAAGCGTTCTGGGCGCCAACCACCCCTTATTTATGATCATATCCATGATTGGCGGCATGCTAGGAACACTGCTTTTGATGGACTATATTGATGCAGCCTTTCTCCACTAGCGTCAGAGGAGATCTCTTTGAATCTTGGCATCGTCAAGACAGTAGCTTTAGAGGGACAAACTGTAATGCTGTAGAAATTAGTACAGCATTGGCTGACTGTCGTTTTTCCCTGCCTCCATTTCAAGTTAAAATATCTTTATCATTTATATCGGCAACACATGGATATTCTGACCTTAGGCTGGGCTGCTACTTTAACCGTATTTACCTACTCCATTGCGATGGTTGTTTGGGGTCGTCACGGAATGTAGAGGCAACCTGTCTCAGATAGAGTGAGGGCATCGTGGATAATTCTCTCTTTGATCTACTTTCACTGGCTGCGTTTGGGCTGTTGGTGTTTGTAACCTTAGGTATTCTCTATTTGACGTTTGCTGAATGGCGTGATCGCCGCAGAATCCAGCAAGAACAGCGGGGTCGCCGTAAATAAAATAATGGGTTCAACATTAGAACAGCTCAGTGCCCAGTTTTCGAAGGCGCTGACAGCGGCTTTTGGGCCAGAATTTAGCGAGACAGATCCAATCTTAGGGGTAGCGAGCAACCCGAGGTTTGGAGACTATCAGGTTAACGTGGCTCTGCCTTTGGCAAAACAGTTAGGGCAGCCTCCGCGTCAGATTGCTGAGAAAATTGTTCAAAATCTGTCGGTTGACGATTTGTGCGAAGTGCCTACGATCGCAGGTCCGGGCTTCATCAATTTGACGCTGAAACCCAGTTATCTTGAAGATCGGCTGCAGTCAATGCAGGGGGATGAGCGATTGAGTGTTGCAGTAGCTGCTCCGCCGCAAAAAGTGGTCGTTGATTTTTCTAGCCCTAACATTGCTAAAGAGATGCATGTGGGGCATTTGCGATCGACGATTATTGGCGACTGCATTGCGCGGGTGCTGGAGTTTCAGGGGCACGATGTCCTGCGTCTCAATCACGTTGGAGATTGGGGAACTCAGTTTGGAATGCTGATCACCTATCTGCGTGAAGCTTACCCTTCAGCTTTAACCACCTCAGACGCTCTAGATATTGGGGATTTGGTGGCCTTTTATAAGCAATCAAAATTACGCTTTGACGCAGATCCAGAGTTTCAAGAAGCCTCTGGTCAGGCGGTCGTCAAGCTGCAGGCTGGCGATCAAGAAACGCTGCAGGCATGGCAGCTCCTTTGTGATCAGTCACGCCGAGAGTTTGACAAGATCTATCAGCGTCTGGATATTCACCTGACCGAGCGTGGAGAATCATTTTACAATCCGCATCTGGCAGCGGTGATTGCCGATCTCAAGGAAACCGGACTACTAGTAGAAGACCAGGGTGCTCAGTGCGTTTTTCTAGAAGGGTTCACGAATAAAGATGGCGATCCGCAGCCCCTCATCGTTCAGAAATCAAATGGGGGCTATAACTATGCCACTACGGACTTAGCCGCTCTGCGCTACCGCATCGGGCAAGATAGTGCGCAGCGAATTATTTACATCACCGATGCTGGACAGGCCAATCACTTTGCCCAGGTCTTTCAAGTGGCTCGCCGAGCAGGCTGGATTCCTGATGGGGTTGAGATTGTTCACGTTCCGTTTGGGGTTGTTCAGGGAGAAGATGGTAAGAAGCTGAAGACGCGGTCAGGTGAAACGGTGCGCTTGCGAGATTTGCTAGACGAAGCGATCGCAAGTGCTAGGTCGGACCTAGAGCAGCGCATCCAAGCCGAAGAACGCACTGAAACTCCAGAATTTATTGATGAAGTTGCGCGTGTTGTCGGCATGGGGGCCGTCAAATATGCTGATCTGAGCCAGAACCGCACTAGTAATTACATTTTTAGCTACGACAAGATGCTGGCGCTGCAGGGTAATACGGCTCCCTATCTCATTTATGCCTATGTTCGAGTGCAGGGCATCAGCCGCAAAGGGAACATTGATTTCTCTCAGCAAAGTCAAATCGATATTCAGCTCAATGAAGAAGCCGAACTCGTGCTGGCAAAGCACCTGATTCAGCTTGGCGACGTATTAGATCAAGTTGCAGCCGAGCTACTTCCAAACCGCCTGTGTCTTTATCTGTTTGAGCTGAGTCAAAAGTATAACCAGTTTTACGATCGCTGTCCGGTCCTTTCATCAGAAGAGCCAGCGCGTACATCACGGCTGGCTCTTTGCGACCTCACAGCGCAGACTCTCAAATTGGGTCTGTCACTGTTAGGCATTGATGTTGTAGAACGAATGTAAGCAGATCAGGCGACTGCTGCTGGAATTTCAACAGGCTGACCGAGGCGTCTCAACCATCGATAATTAGAGGCAATTGCGCTGCCGAACGTGTCATAAACATTGTACTGAATCCCATATTCCTCACATACTTCAGCCACAATCGGGGCTAGCTTTGGGTAGTGGATATGGCAAACGTCTGGAAATAAGTGGTGAATAGTCTGATAGTTAAGACCCCCTAAATACCAGTTGAGAAAGGCATTGTCAGGGGCAAAGTCTGCGGATGTTTTGACCTGGAGAATGGCCCACTCATCATCGACTTTATTGGTGCTGTAATCGATGTCTGGATAGTCAACCGACTCGACCACATGCGCCAACATAAATATGGAGACAACAATCAGGCCATAGACCATATGGGAAATCGAGAGGCCAACGAAGATCTCTATAAACGAGTAGCCCTGCCAAGCCGGGATGATAAAAAAGAAGGCAAAGCTGACAATACGTGGGACAACGAAATCGAAAATATCACTAGCTTTTGGCTTCGGAATGGGATGTCCCAAGTAGCTACCTGAAAAGATAAACCGGCGCGTATCTCCCAGAAACCAGTAAAAGGGAATCAAGGGATATAAAAACCAGATGAAATATTGTTGATACTGGTGGTGCCACCGGCGATTCTCGTTGGGAGATAGTCTGACGGCACCGTCACCCTGAATCTCTACATCTAGTCCCTTAAGGTTGGTGTAAATATGATGGAGTTTGTTGTGGCGAAATCTCCATAAAAAGCTCGATACCCCAATAAAATCGTGGGTATAACTGAAAAATCGGTTGATGAGGGGATTCTTTGAATAGCTGCCATGGTTTGCGTCATGACCGACGCTCATTCCAAATCCAGCGAGGCCAAATCCAAGGGCAATGCAGCCTAGAATTTTCAATGGAATATTGGATGGACCCCAGAGCACAAATGCCCATGATCCCAAGACCCAGCTATAGATCACTGCGGATTTGAAATACATGGCTGGGTTGTCGTTGGGCCTGATATTATTACTGCTGAAGTAGGAGTCAACTCGCTGACGTAGTGCTTGTCTAAACTCAGATCGCTGGGCAAACGCCACCTTGGGTTGGCTATTGGACATAATTTTTAGGCACTATTTTTTTCATGCAAATTCATTTTAAGCTGATTGTGAACCGGCTTTATGAATCTTATATCGGTTGTTTTAGTCCGTTTAAGAAGGAACAAAACAACGGCATGACTATAGCTTATTTAGGCTTGAGCAGGCATCCTTACTCACTTTCCAGTCAGTTAGCGCATTGACTTTTGTGATTGTCTGTGAATCTCATCAAGGTAGTAGCCTACTAAGCGGTATAAGTTTTAAACTTGCTAGAAAGTGAGACTAAAAACCTCAGAACTTCGGCTATTTTGTACAGTTATTCTTATGCCTGACGAGAGATCACATCCTTAATACTGA encodes:
- a CDS encoding MptD family putative ECF transporter S component, with protein sequence MKSPWSLRDYVFSAFMTIGMVASIFLVGPFVPVPFLDLVIWAPFGGIFLTLGMARLQRRGSVALMILPLALLMLPLSPLITLYLVLTPLTAEAVVFFRGNYRSKANRLLGTVVFFMSGVLIGLGSIFAVAALVNAGTIPAENLAKVLEKFADLLNKPWLVGVLAVAAGIMGSIGWWLGEKVVHQLQRAGKLDADA
- a CDS encoding energy-coupling factor transporter transmembrane component T family protein produces the protein MPTPRRVRRNLLSRINPFLKMGIGFGLVILSLFLKNIAPMLVLVGGVLLLMTQLKLRPLFLGYGLLMVAVFTGSTALLLGNWPEAILSTLRLLAIVLPTPILALTTPPADLIRSLQTVRLPSFLTLSLMLIWRFFPLMQQELQRIWEANQLRGIDLRWRPGQWFSGLMVPLVFQMVVYADEVTIGLQTRGYSPTEPRSNSKPLRWQWADTLFCGVAIAYLSLITYLEWGR
- a CDS encoding ABC transporter ATP-binding protein; the protein is MENTSSLLKVVDLSFTHLGQTQPTIQNVNLTLNPGELVVLAGGTGSGKSTLLNCLTGIAPEHTGGKLSGQVFCRGEEITSWSIRMRSQLMGILLQNVETQIFTDQVWEELVFGLENWNLPPGEIQDLAQSALTEFDLVQQRDWTIHQLSAGQKQRLLLACLLTRQPDMLLLDEPFAFLDTAGVQLLLELLKKRVAQGQAVLLIEHRLELLRESCDRIYKIESGQVSLLASPLPVPTQTRAEPPPHTSKKDKPVVLKTENLSWGGYPPFPDLQVMAGDIVLLKGENGCGKTTLLKLLSGLLKPSTGQLEILGRDVTRQSVVTISRLLGFVLQNPNHQLFAESVEAEVTQSRVEPEQAKRLLKALNLSHCIQKHPHALSQGQKRRLALGAVLVREPKICLLDEIMVGQDPASLGLMLEALKTFTKKGGVLIFTSHDPGIATVLQPQVLLLH
- a CDS encoding type II toxin-antitoxin system TacA family antitoxin, encoding MAATHDRTTTSQTCDVKINIRAKQKQRDLIDHAARVQGKSRSEFILDSASQKAREVLLDQCWFDRDPQQFEQFLAILDEPPAKNEKLQALLAAKTPWG
- a CDS encoding GNAT family N-acetyltransferase; its protein translation is MGLKPDQPRLNPPENLQLHHDLERFDSGNEQLNQWLKKRALKNEGAGASRTYVLCHKQQVIAYYSLSNGAVAQTTATGGVRCNMPDPIPVMLIGRLAVDQNWQGRGLGKAMLQDAILRILQAAEIAGIRAILVHAISEEAKQFYEQYGFAASSLEPMTLMIKVSDAKASYRL
- a CDS encoding NAD(+) kinase; amino-acid sequence: MQLKQVIIAYKAGDSFSHKAAEKCARYFEAQGCKILMGPSGANDNPYPVFLASATQAIDLAVVFGGDGTALAAARHLAPDGVPILAVNIGGHLGFLTEPAEMVQDLDHVWDRLTGDRYAVQQRMMLQARVAERDVDRLSDPSGLEDEGDLPYLALNEMCVKPASADRMISSFLELEIDGAVVDQYQGDGLLVATPTGSTCYTVAASGPIVHPGMAAMIVTPICPLSLSSRPIVLPPGSVVSIWPLQDRELATKLWMDGVLATSIWPGQRIDVWMAQKQARFILLQEDYSYYRTLRDKLNWAGARIHYNNNHRN
- the petN gene encoding cytochrome b6-f complex subunit PetN encodes the protein MDILTLGWAATLTVFTYSIAMVVWGRHGM
- the argS gene encoding arginine--tRNA ligase, translated to MGSTLEQLSAQFSKALTAAFGPEFSETDPILGVASNPRFGDYQVNVALPLAKQLGQPPRQIAEKIVQNLSVDDLCEVPTIAGPGFINLTLKPSYLEDRLQSMQGDERLSVAVAAPPQKVVVDFSSPNIAKEMHVGHLRSTIIGDCIARVLEFQGHDVLRLNHVGDWGTQFGMLITYLREAYPSALTTSDALDIGDLVAFYKQSKLRFDADPEFQEASGQAVVKLQAGDQETLQAWQLLCDQSRREFDKIYQRLDIHLTERGESFYNPHLAAVIADLKETGLLVEDQGAQCVFLEGFTNKDGDPQPLIVQKSNGGYNYATTDLAALRYRIGQDSAQRIIYITDAGQANHFAQVFQVARRAGWIPDGVEIVHVPFGVVQGEDGKKLKTRSGETVRLRDLLDEAIASARSDLEQRIQAEERTETPEFIDEVARVVGMGAVKYADLSQNRTSNYIFSYDKMLALQGNTAPYLIYAYVRVQGISRKGNIDFSQQSQIDIQLNEEAELVLAKHLIQLGDVLDQVAAELLPNRLCLYLFELSQKYNQFYDRCPVLSSEEPARTSRLALCDLTAQTLKLGLSLLGIDVVERM
- a CDS encoding fatty acid desaturase family protein — protein: MSNSQPKVAFAQRSEFRQALRQRVDSYFSSNNIRPNDNPAMYFKSAVIYSWVLGSWAFVLWGPSNIPLKILGCIALGFGLAGFGMSVGHDANHGSYSKNPLINRFFSYTHDFIGVSSFLWRFRHNKLHHIYTNLKGLDVEIQGDGAVRLSPNENRRWHHQYQQYFIWFLYPLIPFYWFLGDTRRFIFSGSYLGHPIPKPKASDIFDFVVPRIVSFAFFFIIPAWQGYSFIEIFVGLSISHMVYGLIVVSIFMLAHVVESVDYPDIDYSTNKVDDEWAILQVKTSADFAPDNAFLNWYLGGLNYQTIHHLFPDVCHIHYPKLAPIVAEVCEEYGIQYNVYDTFGSAIASNYRWLRRLGQPVEIPAAVA